ATTTTGAAAGAAAGTGAACGTGTCAATCAAAGCCTTATTCAAAATGGTATGGCTAATCCAACGGTATTGGTCAGAACCAAAAATGAAATCGCTGGTATCATGGCCGAAATAGAAGCTGCCAAAGGAACACAGAAAAATGCCGCTGCATATTTCAACTTTTTGCTAAATAAAGATTTTGCTGAAACCATTACAATTGACTCGGTTTTTGAAACAAGTATGATTCCTCTCAAAATTGAAGCCAGCCACCGTGAAGAACTAGACAAACTACAAGCAAACCTCAACCTGAACCGACAACTATTAGGACTCAGCCAGTCGTACAATAAGCCCAAAATTGGAGCTTCTCTGGATGTAGGTTCGCAGGGGCGTTTTGCCCAAATTGCAAGTGCCGATAAAAATTTTTTGTCGCCAAATGCTTTTTTCTTAGTTGGTGTTTCTATCGACCTCCCTGTGTATTCTTCTGGGAGAAATCAACTGAAAGTTAAGCAGGCCGAAATGGATTTAGCCGCAGCCGATACACAGTTACAGTATGTCAAAAATCAATTAGACCTGCAGGTTGTGCTTGCCCAAAATGCCCTAAATGCCGCCCATGAAATTGTAGCTTCAAAAGCCACTCAGGTAGCTACTGCCGAAAGATACTACAAAGATATGTTGCGTCGCTACAAAGAAGGAAATCTCAATTTTATAGAACTACTCGATGCCCAAACCCAGCTCAATAAAGCACAGCTACAGCAGGCCATTGCTCATTATGATGTATGGCTCAAGTGGACAGAGTTAGAAAGAGCTACGGCGGCTTATCAATTAAAATAATTTTTTGTAATCAGGATAAAAGCCCATCGGGGTATCCACAAATCTAAACAATACACAAGATGAAGACAATATACAAGCTCTCATTATATGCCCTTGTTGCTTTATTGATGGTAACGAGTTGCGGCAAGAAAAAAGCCCATAACAAAACCACACTCGACGATACCGTAATACCTGTAAAATTGGTAGATGTAGCCCTAGCCAATGCTACAGAGCCTATCAAAGCTTCGGGCTTGATAAGTTCGTTGCACGAAGCCCGGTTGTCGTTTAAAACAGGAGGTATTATTGAAAAAATATGGGTAAGAGAAGGCCAAACGATTCGTAAAGGACAGCTTTTGGCAAGCCTTAATCTTACCGAAATTAACGCTCAGGTACAGCAAGCTCAAGAAAATGTTATCAAAATAGAGCGTGATTTAAGAAGAGTAAGCAACCTTTACCGAGACTCGGTAGCTACTTTAGAGCAAGTTCAAAATCTTACAACGTCGTTGAGTGTAGCCAAACAAGGGTTACAGATAGCACAATATAACCAAGGGTATTCTAAAATTTATGCTTCTACCAATGGGGTGGTAGTGAAAAAAATGATGAACGAAGGTGAATATGCCAATGTTGGTGTTCCTATCTTTTTTGTCAATGCAGCCAGTGCCAACGACTGGGTGGTGAAGGTTGGTATTGCCGACAAAGACTGGACTCGCCTAAAACTAGGCGACCACGCCAGTATTCAGCTCGACGCTTTTCCAGATACCCAATTTCAGGCTATCGTTACGACTTTGTCACAAGGAGCAGACCAAGCTTCGGGTTTGTACCAAGCCGAGCTAAAACTGAATACCCAGGGCAAGAAAATAGCGACAGGGTTATTTGCCAAAGCATTGATTAATCCTTCTATCAAACAACAATTACCCTCTGTGCCTGTCGATGCAATTATTGAAGGCAATGGCGATGAGGCTTTTGTGTACACTATCGAAAATGGTAAAGCCAAGCGAATCGCTTTGGTAATAGCCTATATCAACAACCAAAGGGCTTTTGTACAAAGTGGGCTAACGGGCATTACACAGGTAATTACCGATGGTTCGGCGTATTTGGTAGAAGGAGCAAAAGTAAAAGTGGTTCAATAAAACCTTTGCCCTTACGCATTTTTTCTTTTTGACAATCCCTTAAACCCTTGGTTTGAGCTTTACCATATTCCTTTATGAGAATCTCAGAATTTTCCGTAAAAAACTATCAATTTACCCTTGTGGTATTTTTGGCAGTACTTTCAATAGGGCTTTATGCTTTATTTAATATGCCTAGGGGCGAAGACCCCGAGTTTGAATCGCCTCAATTTGGGGTTACGATTATTTATCCAGGAGCAACCCCCAAAGATATGGAGGAGCTGGTTGTAGATCCCTTTGAAAAACGCATTAATGAATTAGATAATATCGACAGAATCAGAACGGTTATTTTGGATGGAGCTGCCGTATTTCAGATAGAATACGATTTTTCGCAAGACCCCGAAGAAAAATACCAAGAGGTAGTCCGTGAAGTAAATGCAATACGCAAAGATTTACCAACCGAAATACTTGATATTAGGGTACAAAAATTCCGCCCAACCGATGTCAATATTTATCAATTTGCTTTGGTTAGCGAAAATCTGCCCTATTCCAAATTAAAAGAGCAAGCCGACGAATTAGAAAAAAAACTTGAGAAGGTAAAAGCTCTCACCAATATCAAGTCGTGGGGGTTTCCTGCTCGAAAAGTAGCCGTTGAATTGAATTTGGCCAAAATGGCTCAAGACCAAATCCCTGTAAATCGGGTTTTAGGGGCAATTCAGTCTGAAAATGTAAATATCCCTGGAGGTAGTATCAATGTCACAACCAAAAAATTTAATATAAAAACGTCTGGAGCGTACCAAGACCTTAACGAAATCAAGAATACAATTGTCTATACTAATGGAAGCAAAATAGTATATCTAAAAGACATTGCTCAAGTAAAATTTGCATACGAAGACGAAACACACCTTACCCGCTTGAACGGCCACCGTTGCGTATTTGTAACGGCTTGTCAAAAACAAGGTCAAAATATTATTGCGATTCGTAAAACGGTCGACCCAATAGCCGCATCATTTAAAGAGCAGCTGCCACCAAGTATCGACATGGTAACAGTATTTGACCAAGCAGATTCGGTCGATAAACGCCTTAGTCGTTTTGCAAAAGATTTTGGTATTGCCATTTTGTTGGTATTAATTACCCTTTTGCCCCTTGGTACACGTGCCAGTATTGTTGTAATGATTTCGATACCGCTTTCATTGGCTATTGGGCTTACGTTGTTGTATGTGTTTGGGTATACCATTAATCAGCTTTCAATAGTAGGAATGATTGTGGCACTAGGAATTTTGGTTGATGACTCCATTGTAGTTGTTGAGAATATAGAGCGATTTATGCGATTAGGAATACCACGGAAGCAGGCGGCTATAGATGCCACCAAACAAATAGGATTAGCCGTATTGGGCTGTACTATATTACTTTGTTTTGCTTTTTTGCCGATAGCTAATTTGCCAGAGGCCGCAGGCGAGTTTATCCGAAGTTTGCCAATGGCTGTGATATTTACTGTTTTAGCATCTATGATTGTTTCGTTGACCATTGTACCCTTTTTATCGTCGGTATTGTTGTCCGATTCGCACAATCCAGAAGGAAATATGATATTGAGAGGTATGAAAAGAATCATTTCAGCCACCTATGGTCGATTGATGGACTGGTGTCTAAAACACCCTCGTACAACGCTTACAGGAGCTTTAGGTGTTTTTGTGGGTGTAATGGTATTGGCCAAGTTTTTTCTAGGTTTTTCACTTTTTCCTACTTCCGAAAAGCCCATGTTTTTGGTCAATGTCGAAACGCCCGTTGGAAGTAATATGGCTGCCACTTCGCAAGCTGTAAAGTTTGTAGAAGAGAAGCTCAAGAAAGTCCCTGAAATTAAAAATATCGCCTCAAACGTTGGTCGTTTTAACCCTCGGATTTACTATAATGTTATCGAAAAAGGGCAATCCGAAAATACAGGGCAGCTATTTGTGATGTTGCAAGATATGGAAACATCAGAAAAGAAAGCTCTAATCGACCAATTAAGAACCCAGTTGGTTAATTACCCTAATGCAAAAATAGAAGTAAAAGATTTTGAGCAAGGGCCTCCTTTAGAAGCACCCATTGCTTATCGTATTTTTGGCGAAAACTTGGATACCCTCCGAAGTGTAGCTTTCAAAGTAGAAAAATTGTTGGCTAAGCATCCTGGAGCAATTTATGTCAATAATCCACTAAAAGTACAACCCACCGACCTAAAGGTAGTTGTCAACAAAGAAAAGGCAGGTTTACTAGGCGTGAATTCTTCTGAGATAGACCGAATCGTTAGGCTCGGCATTGCTGGCCTCAATATGGGAACCTATCGTGAAGATGGCGAAAAAGATGGCTATAATATCAATGTTTCTATTCCTAGAACAGGAACACAACAAGATTTTGAGGTATTTAATCGTTTGTATGTCAATAATGCTACAGGTACAGCCGTACCATTGAAGCAATTGGTTGATATTCAGTTTGAAACATCTCAAAATCAAATATTGCACTATGACAAAGAACGTTATATTACGATTTCAACTTTTCTGAAGTCAGGATATAATACAGCCAAAGTAAATCAGGAGATAATCAAAGAACTCAATTCATTTAAGTTTCCTAAAGGGTTTTCGTACCGTGTAGCAGGCGAAGCAGAAAATGCAGAAAAATCTTTTGGAGGCATAGGGGTAATAGTTCTGATAACTGTCTTTGGTATGATTGCTGTTCTTATTCTTGAATTTAGGAATTTTAAATCAACATTAATTGTACTGTCGGTTATTCCATTGGGTATTGTTGGGGCTATCTTAATGCTATTACTTTGGGGCGAAACCCTATCGTTTACGGCTGTTATTGGCTTTATTGCACTTATAGGAATAGAAGTGAAAAACTCCTTATTACTGGTTGATTTTACCAATCAACTTCGAGAAGAAGGGCACGGCTTAGAAGAAGCAATTCGAGAAGCGGGCGAGGTTCGTTTTGTACCTATCGTACTAACATCCCTAACAGCCATTGGTGGTTTGATACCGCTTGTTGTTGAATATTCTGAGCTTTATTCGCCATTGGCTCTTGTATTGATTGGCGGTATTATTAGCTCAACATTATTGGCTCGATTGGTTACTCCTGTAATGTATAAGCTTTTGCCACCAAGTATTAGTCAAAAGGCGTAAAATCTACTTCAGACATACTGTTATTGCTAGATTAAGGATTCTTTAAATAATTCAAGAATAGTCAGCGTGCATAACTTTTATATAAAATATATGATTTTTCTCAATTGTATGAAAAAAATCTTAATTCAAGGCACTTTTATTCAATAATTGTCGTTAAACTAGAATAACAATCGTCAAAATTTATAAA
The DNA window shown above is from Flectobacillus major DSM 103 and carries:
- a CDS encoding efflux RND transporter periplasmic adaptor subunit, translating into MKTIYKLSLYALVALLMVTSCGKKKAHNKTTLDDTVIPVKLVDVALANATEPIKASGLISSLHEARLSFKTGGIIEKIWVREGQTIRKGQLLASLNLTEINAQVQQAQENVIKIERDLRRVSNLYRDSVATLEQVQNLTTSLSVAKQGLQIAQYNQGYSKIYASTNGVVVKKMMNEGEYANVGVPIFFVNAASANDWVVKVGIADKDWTRLKLGDHASIQLDAFPDTQFQAIVTTLSQGADQASGLYQAELKLNTQGKKIATGLFAKALINPSIKQQLPSVPVDAIIEGNGDEAFVYTIENGKAKRIALVIAYINNQRAFVQSGLTGITQVITDGSAYLVEGAKVKVVQ
- a CDS encoding efflux RND transporter permease subunit, with the translated sequence MRISEFSVKNYQFTLVVFLAVLSIGLYALFNMPRGEDPEFESPQFGVTIIYPGATPKDMEELVVDPFEKRINELDNIDRIRTVILDGAAVFQIEYDFSQDPEEKYQEVVREVNAIRKDLPTEILDIRVQKFRPTDVNIYQFALVSENLPYSKLKEQADELEKKLEKVKALTNIKSWGFPARKVAVELNLAKMAQDQIPVNRVLGAIQSENVNIPGGSINVTTKKFNIKTSGAYQDLNEIKNTIVYTNGSKIVYLKDIAQVKFAYEDETHLTRLNGHRCVFVTACQKQGQNIIAIRKTVDPIAASFKEQLPPSIDMVTVFDQADSVDKRLSRFAKDFGIAILLVLITLLPLGTRASIVVMISIPLSLAIGLTLLYVFGYTINQLSIVGMIVALGILVDDSIVVVENIERFMRLGIPRKQAAIDATKQIGLAVLGCTILLCFAFLPIANLPEAAGEFIRSLPMAVIFTVLASMIVSLTIVPFLSSVLLSDSHNPEGNMILRGMKRIISATYGRLMDWCLKHPRTTLTGALGVFVGVMVLAKFFLGFSLFPTSEKPMFLVNVETPVGSNMAATSQAVKFVEEKLKKVPEIKNIASNVGRFNPRIYYNVIEKGQSENTGQLFVMLQDMETSEKKALIDQLRTQLVNYPNAKIEVKDFEQGPPLEAPIAYRIFGENLDTLRSVAFKVEKLLAKHPGAIYVNNPLKVQPTDLKVVVNKEKAGLLGVNSSEIDRIVRLGIAGLNMGTYREDGEKDGYNINVSIPRTGTQQDFEVFNRLYVNNATGTAVPLKQLVDIQFETSQNQILHYDKERYITISTFLKSGYNTAKVNQEIIKELNSFKFPKGFSYRVAGEAENAEKSFGGIGVIVLITVFGMIAVLILEFRNFKSTLIVLSVIPLGIVGAILMLLLWGETLSFTAVIGFIALIGIEVKNSLLLVDFTNQLREEGHGLEEAIREAGEVRFVPIVLTSLTAIGGLIPLVVEYSELYSPLALVLIGGIISSTLLARLVTPVMYKLLPPSISQKA
- a CDS encoding TolC family protein; its protein translation is MKYLLTLFGMMLGYRGIAQSDLLNKYVQEGLANSQIVKQQNFQLQKAIFALSEAKTLFKPSVNFNTTLSSALGGRTIDIPVGDLVNPVYSTLNQLTGSNAFPQIQNVSEQLIPKDFYDMRVKTTMPLINAEIKYNQGIKKELIAMQQTEVVVYKRELVKDIKIAYFNYLKASEALKVYDNALKILKESERVNQSLIQNGMANPTVLVRTKNEIAGIMAEIEAAKGTQKNAAAYFNFLLNKDFAETITIDSVFETSMIPLKIEASHREELDKLQANLNLNRQLLGLSQSYNKPKIGASLDVGSQGRFAQIASADKNFLSPNAFFLVGVSIDLPVYSSGRNQLKVKQAEMDLAAADTQLQYVKNQLDLQVVLAQNALNAAHEIVASKATQVATAERYYKDMLRRYKEGNLNFIELLDAQTQLNKAQLQQAIAHYDVWLKWTELERATAAYQLK